From Sediminibacterium sp. TEGAF015, a single genomic window includes:
- a CDS encoding peptidylprolyl isomerase — MKKIGMLLGILLLTFSVTADAQSKKVVADKIIGQVGDKIILRSDVLNTIADAKRQTQGQENVVLPTECQVLEGQLIRKALLLQAQKDSLKVEDDEIEAELDNRIRQTIQQYGSKDILEEIAGKTVYQLKDDFREAFREQKLADQMQRKIVDNIKITPTEVKQYFSKTPTDSLPFYESEVEISQIMMIPKANKDVEEYVAKQLYDYRKQAEAQGAKKFEQLAKNFSEDPAVKENAGQYTLNRNDKFWDPAFLAGAFRLKEGQISPVIKSKFGLHIIMMISRSGDEAIVRHILRIPPITEDEIKETTDKLDSIRTQIQSGKISFPEAVSKYSDDENSKFSAGAMVGRDGSTFISLDMLDKDMIQPISKMKPGDISAPQVYQDERGRKVARIIYFKSRKDPHRENLKDDYNRISQRALEEKKNATLEKWFKEHIPTYYVLIDKEFSKCSELEQWRQAAASAAAGRKQ; from the coding sequence ATGAAAAAAATTGGGATGCTACTCGGAATATTGCTGTTGACCTTTTCAGTAACAGCAGATGCTCAATCCAAAAAAGTGGTTGCTGATAAAATTATTGGACAAGTAGGCGACAAGATTATTCTTCGTTCTGATGTATTGAATACTATAGCGGATGCCAAGAGACAAACGCAAGGACAAGAAAATGTGGTATTGCCCACAGAATGTCAAGTGTTGGAAGGTCAGCTAATCAGGAAAGCTTTATTGCTTCAGGCTCAGAAAGATTCTCTTAAAGTAGAAGACGACGAAATTGAAGCAGAACTAGACAATCGCATACGTCAAACCATTCAGCAGTACGGTTCTAAAGATATATTGGAAGAGATTGCAGGTAAAACTGTTTACCAGTTAAAAGATGATTTCAGAGAAGCTTTCCGCGAACAAAAGCTGGCGGATCAGATGCAAAGAAAGATTGTTGATAATATTAAAATTACACCTACAGAAGTAAAGCAGTATTTCAGCAAGACGCCAACAGATAGTCTCCCTTTCTATGAAAGTGAAGTGGAAATCAGTCAGATTATGATGATTCCCAAAGCCAATAAAGATGTGGAAGAGTATGTAGCCAAGCAGTTATACGATTATAGAAAACAGGCAGAAGCCCAGGGTGCCAAAAAGTTTGAGCAACTGGCTAAAAATTTCTCTGAAGATCCTGCTGTAAAGGAGAATGCAGGTCAGTATACATTGAATAGAAATGATAAATTCTGGGATCCTGCTTTTCTTGCGGGTGCATTCCGTTTAAAAGAAGGTCAGATTTCTCCGGTGATTAAGTCTAAGTTTGGGTTGCATATCATCATGATGATTAGCCGCTCAGGTGATGAAGCCATTGTGCGTCATATTTTAAGAATACCTCCTATTACTGAAGATGAGATTAAAGAAACAACGGATAAATTGGATTCAATCCGCACTCAGATTCAGTCTGGCAAAATCAGTTTCCCTGAAGCAGTAAGTAAGTATTCCGATGATGAGAACAGCAAGTTTAGTGCGGGTGCCATGGTAGGCAGAGATGGATCTACCTTTATTTCTCTGGATATGTTAGACAAAGACATGATTCAGCCAATCAGTAAAATGAAACCAGGTGATATTTCTGCACCTCAGGTATACCAAGACGAAAGAGGCAGAAAAGTAGCCCGTATTATCTATTTTAAATCCAGAAAGGATCCACACAGAGAAAACTTGAAGGACGATTATAACCGTATATCTCAGCGTGCATTGGAAGAAAAAAAGAATGCGACCCTTGAAAAATGGTTCAAAGAACATATTCCTACTTACTATGTTTTGATAGACAAAGAGTTCAGCAAGTGTTCTGAGCTAGAGCAATGGAGACAAGCTGCCGCAAGTGCAGCTGCTGGAAGAAAACAGTAA
- a CDS encoding MarR family winged helix-turn-helix transcriptional regulator produces MKLEQAIQSNKFKNEMHKASLNILYTAWWLKTQMSKVLKEFGLTHEQYNVMRILKGKYPEQICVKDISCRMIEKSSNVPRIIDRLVLKKLVKRADSPTDKRETVITLTQAGLAVLAASTDSVNQLMEEMVQIETNEALELNRLLERMRGTEV; encoded by the coding sequence GTGAAATTAGAACAAGCCATACAAAGCAATAAATTCAAGAATGAAATGCATAAAGCAAGTCTGAATATATTGTATACAGCTTGGTGGTTAAAGACGCAAATGAGCAAGGTTTTAAAGGAATTTGGGTTAACACACGAGCAATACAATGTAATGCGCATTTTAAAAGGCAAGTATCCTGAGCAAATATGTGTGAAAGATATTAGTTGCAGAATGATAGAGAAAAGCTCTAATGTTCCCAGGATTATTGATAGACTAGTCTTAAAAAAACTGGTAAAGCGTGCGGATTCTCCTACAGATAAGCGGGAAACAGTGATTACGCTTACGCAGGCAGGTTTGGCTGTGTTGGCTGCTTCTACCGATAGTGTGAACCAATTAATGGAGGAAATGGTTCAGATTGAGACTAATGAAGCGCTGGAATTAAACAGATTGTTGGAAAGAATGCGTGGCACAGAAGTTTAA
- a CDS encoding pirin family protein has protein sequence MKTVLHKANTRGHNSFGWLNSFHSFSFGHYYDPERIHFGALRVLNDDTVAPGMGFGKHPHDNMEIVSIPLHGDLHHQDSTGRNEIIRQHDVQIMSAGTGIAHSEMNANKDKEVKFLQIWVLPKQMNIAPRYEQKSFNPADRQNQILTVVAPDNKEAVWINQDAWFSLANFDAGRSASYELKKQESGVYVFVIAGKATVNGVELDERDGLGISDVKELEVFANSQTELLLIEVPMNINLS, from the coding sequence ATGAAAACAGTATTACACAAAGCCAATACAAGAGGCCATAATAGTTTTGGCTGGTTAAATAGTTTCCACAGTTTTAGCTTCGGACATTATTATGATCCTGAGAGAATACATTTTGGTGCACTTAGAGTATTAAATGATGATACAGTTGCTCCCGGAATGGGATTTGGAAAGCACCCACATGATAATATGGAAATCGTTTCTATCCCATTGCATGGAGATTTACATCACCAAGATAGTACTGGAAGAAATGAAATTATCCGTCAGCACGATGTTCAGATAATGAGTGCAGGTACTGGTATTGCCCATAGCGAAATGAATGCCAATAAGGACAAAGAAGTAAAATTTTTGCAAATATGGGTGTTGCCTAAGCAAATGAATATAGCTCCTAGATACGAGCAGAAATCATTTAATCCGGCAGATCGTCAGAATCAGATTTTAACAGTTGTTGCACCAGATAACAAAGAGGCTGTTTGGATTAACCAGGATGCCTGGTTTTCTTTAGCCAACTTTGACGCAGGAAGATCAGCAAGCTATGAACTTAAAAAACAGGAAAGTGGAGTTTATGTTTTTGTAATTGCAGGTAAGGCAACTGTTAACGGTGTTGAATTGGATGAGCGTGATGGCTTAGGCATTTCCGATGTAAAAGAGTTGGAGGTTTTTGCTAATAGTCAAACCGAATTGTTGTTAATTGAAGTTCCCATGAACATTAATTTATCATAA
- a CDS encoding pirin family protein — protein MKNRTIETIAYGQPMDMGGFPIRQALPSSKADSIDPFLLLHHAVLKVDPNVDVKHAGVGPHPHRGFSPVSFIFKGGVHHRDSRGNSHVVYEGGTQWMNAGMGVIHSERPPADIQQLGGVQELIQLWINTPAANKMEVPAYIPLSKEETPVVLSEDKLAEVQVVAGELNGVKGPIVPHTPINMFTIRMQKGAKTDIPFSNSHNAFIYVLNGKIVLNQEEEIPAHYLASFHKDGDGISIHAMEEATILMGTGEPLNEPVVSHGPFVMNNQTQLLEAFRDYQLGKMGVLIEE, from the coding sequence ATGAAAAACAGAACAATTGAAACCATTGCCTACGGACAACCCATGGATATGGGAGGTTTTCCTATCCGTCAGGCATTGCCTTCCAGCAAAGCAGATAGCATAGATCCATTCCTTTTATTGCACCATGCCGTATTAAAGGTAGACCCCAATGTGGATGTTAAACATGCTGGTGTTGGACCACATCCCCATCGTGGATTTTCACCTGTTAGCTTTATTTTTAAAGGAGGTGTACATCACAGAGACAGCCGTGGAAACAGTCATGTTGTTTACGAGGGTGGCACGCAATGGATGAATGCTGGAATGGGTGTCATTCACAGTGAACGCCCACCAGCAGATATTCAGCAACTTGGTGGCGTACAGGAATTAATCCAGTTATGGATTAATACACCTGCAGCAAATAAAATGGAAGTGCCGGCATATATTCCGCTCTCTAAAGAAGAAACACCTGTTGTGTTGTCTGAAGATAAATTGGCAGAAGTGCAGGTGGTAGCTGGCGAACTTAATGGAGTTAAAGGTCCGATTGTTCCACATACCCCCATCAACATGTTCACCATTCGTATGCAAAAAGGAGCGAAAACTGACATCCCTTTTTCAAATTCGCACAACGCATTTATTTATGTTTTAAACGGGAAAATTGTTTTGAATCAGGAAGAGGAAATTCCTGCTCACTATCTGGCATCTTTCCATAAAGATGGAGATGGTATTTCTATTCATGCAATGGAGGAAGCTACAATATTAATGGGTACGGGTGAACCACTAAATGAACCCGTTGTTTCTCACGGCCCCTTTGTCATGAACAATCAAACCCAGTTATTAGAAGCTTTCCGCGACTATCAGTTAGGTAAAATGGGTGTTCTTATTGAGGAATAA
- a CDS encoding YceI family protein, with the protein MATYKIDPMHSEITFKVKHLMITNVTGSFQQFDATMEANAEDFSDAKISFEADINSISTSNEQRDTHLKSDDFFSAEQFPKLSFTSTSFTHKGGSDYVLNGDLTIKGNTKPVSLNVEFGGRMTDFYGQDKAGFEISGKINRSEFGLTWSAVTEAGGVVVSDEIKLNLAVQMVKQA; encoded by the coding sequence ATGGCTACTTACAAAATTGACCCAATGCACAGTGAAATCACTTTTAAAGTGAAACACTTAATGATTACCAATGTAACCGGTAGTTTTCAGCAATTTGATGCAACTATGGAAGCAAATGCAGAAGATTTCAGCGACGCTAAAATTAGCTTTGAAGCAGATATCAACAGCATTTCTACCAGCAACGAACAAAGAGATACTCACTTGAAGAGCGATGATTTCTTTTCTGCTGAACAATTTCCTAAACTTAGTTTTACTTCTACTTCCTTTACCCATAAGGGTGGATCAGATTATGTTTTAAACGGAGACCTTACTATAAAGGGCAATACCAAGCCAGTAAGTCTGAATGTTGAATTCGGTGGAAGAATGACTGATTTCTATGGTCAGGACAAAGCTGGATTTGAAATTTCCGGTAAAATCAACAGAAGTGAATTCGGGTTAACCTGGAGCGCTGTAACCGAAGCTGGCGGTGTTGTGGTAAGCGATGAAATTAAGTTAAACCTGGCTGTTCAAATGGTTAAGCAAGCATAG
- a CDS encoding NADPH-dependent FMN reductase, whose protein sequence is MQIEIITGSPRKDSVTYRIALHLQAYLRQHTDHMVGIIDVREWKLPLLETVFSTVDQAPDAYKPLAKRIFAANAFILVTPEYNGSYAPALQNLLDHFPKQSRKAFGLVTASVGAMGGMRASQQLLLLVPALFGIASPHMLIVPQVDKKFDANGQLTDPGFQGAIDNFVKEFLWLAGNLLPETVVEKRTVYN, encoded by the coding sequence ATGCAAATTGAAATAATTACGGGAAGTCCCAGAAAAGACAGTGTTACCTATAGAATTGCGCTACACTTGCAAGCGTATCTACGCCAACATACCGATCATATGGTGGGTATTATTGATGTGAGAGAGTGGAAACTGCCATTATTGGAAACTGTATTTTCAACAGTAGATCAGGCGCCTGATGCCTATAAACCGTTAGCAAAACGAATTTTTGCAGCCAATGCATTCATTCTAGTAACACCAGAATACAACGGTAGCTATGCTCCGGCATTACAAAATTTGCTGGACCATTTTCCAAAGCAAAGCAGAAAAGCATTTGGTTTGGTAACTGCTTCTGTTGGTGCAATGGGAGGAATGCGTGCCTCTCAACAATTGTTGTTGCTGGTTCCAGCCTTGTTTGGTATAGCTTCTCCGCATATGCTGATTGTTCCTCAGGTAGATAAAAAGTTTGATGCAAATGGCCAATTGACTGATCCTGGATTCCAGGGCGCCATTGATAATTTTGTAAAGGAGTTTTTATGGTTGGCCGGGAATTTATTACCAGAAACGGTAGTTGAAAAACGAACCGTATATAATTAA
- a CDS encoding amidophosphoribosyltransferase, whose amino-acid sequence MSDEIKHECGLAYIRLRKPFSYYLQQHGTVTYGLNKLYLLMEKQHNRGQDGAGIATVKLNIEPGNPYLHRMRSNAQQPIADLFFKIGQEIQELEKYQADIKQHPGLMKGHLPFLGELLLGHLRYGTQGKNNVEFCHPFIKRNLMPGKNLALAGNFNLVNTDELFEKIGFQPGDFQKQSDLAAMMEVVHHYLVKEDDSNPNNADISTVLKNATPLFDGGYTIGGLLGNGHSFIMRDAHGIRPAYYYVNEEVIVAASERAAIRTTFNVAENEVKELMPGTALIVDDKGNYSIENILAPKERRACSFERIYFSRGSDEKIYRERIALGHHLSKTVLESISYDLKNTIFSYIPNTAEVAFYGLVKGMEEYLNKIKVERILSWGNDFTPEKLEEMVNRKIRQEKIAIKDVKLRTFITEDANRNEMVQHVYDITYGTVRKNEDTLVVIDDSIVRGTTLKESIIRMLSRLQPKKVIVVSSAPQIRYPDCYGIDMSKLGDFIAFRAAIALLKERKLDHILTEVAQQIHEMEANGTLHTENVVRQIYKPFSTQEISNKIAQLITPEGVEVEVEVIYQTIEDLHECCPTNTGDWYFTGNYPTPGGNKVVNKAFLNFLSGKNVRGY is encoded by the coding sequence ATGAGCGACGAAATAAAACACGAATGCGGTCTTGCCTACATTCGTTTGCGCAAACCCTTCTCTTATTACCTCCAGCAGCATGGAACGGTAACATATGGCTTAAATAAGCTATATCTCTTAATGGAAAAACAGCATAACCGGGGCCAGGATGGAGCAGGTATTGCTACTGTTAAATTGAATATTGAGCCAGGAAATCCCTATTTACATAGGATGCGTAGTAATGCTCAGCAACCCATTGCAGATTTATTTTTTAAAATTGGTCAGGAAATTCAGGAATTGGAAAAATACCAGGCAGATATCAAACAACATCCTGGCTTAATGAAAGGTCATTTGCCCTTTTTAGGAGAGTTGTTACTGGGTCATCTTAGATACGGTACTCAGGGTAAAAACAATGTTGAATTCTGTCATCCTTTCATCAAGAGAAATTTAATGCCAGGCAAGAACTTGGCTTTGGCTGGTAATTTCAATCTTGTGAATACCGATGAACTCTTTGAGAAAATAGGATTTCAGCCGGGTGATTTTCAGAAGCAAAGCGATCTTGCTGCGATGATGGAAGTAGTACATCATTATCTGGTAAAAGAAGACGATTCCAATCCCAACAATGCAGATATCAGTACAGTATTAAAAAATGCAACTCCATTATTTGACGGGGGTTACACCATTGGTGGATTATTAGGTAATGGGCATAGTTTTATTATGCGGGATGCCCATGGCATAAGACCTGCCTATTATTATGTAAATGAAGAAGTAATTGTAGCGGCCAGTGAAAGGGCTGCCATCAGAACTACCTTTAATGTTGCAGAAAACGAAGTGAAAGAATTAATGCCTGGAACAGCATTGATTGTAGATGATAAAGGTAACTATTCTATAGAAAACATTCTTGCTCCAAAAGAAAGAAGAGCCTGTTCTTTTGAGAGAATTTATTTTTCAAGAGGTAGTGATGAAAAAATTTATCGGGAAAGAATTGCGTTGGGCCACCACCTGAGCAAGACCGTTTTAGAATCTATTTCTTATGATTTGAAAAATACTATTTTCTCTTATATACCTAATACTGCTGAAGTTGCTTTCTATGGCCTTGTAAAAGGCATGGAAGAATATTTGAATAAGATTAAAGTAGAGCGAATACTGAGCTGGGGCAACGATTTCACTCCTGAGAAACTGGAGGAAATGGTGAACAGAAAAATTCGACAGGAAAAAATTGCTATCAAAGATGTTAAGCTGCGAACATTCATTACGGAAGACGCCAATCGAAATGAAATGGTACAGCACGTTTACGATATTACCTATGGTACAGTTCGTAAAAATGAAGATACATTGGTTGTAATTGATGATAGTATTGTAAGAGGAACAACATTAAAAGAAAGTATCATCAGAATGCTTTCAAGATTACAGCCCAAAAAGGTAATTGTTGTTTCTTCCGCTCCTCAAATACGGTACCCTGATTGCTACGGAATTGACATGAGTAAACTGGGAGACTTTATTGCATTCAGAGCAGCCATTGCTTTACTAAAAGAAAGAAAACTAGATCATATTCTGACTGAAGTGGCGCAACAGATTCACGAAATGGAAGCAAATGGAACTCTCCATACTGAAAATGTAGTTCGTCAGATTTATAAACCATTTAGCACACAGGAAATTTCCAATAAAATTGCTCAACTTATTACGCCTGAAGGAGTAGAGGTTGAAGTAGAAGTAATCTATCAGACCATTGAGGACTTACATGAATGCTGTCCTACCAATACAGGAGACTGGTATTTTACAGGGAACTACCCAACTCCTGGTGGAAACAAAGTAGTTAATAAGGCATTCCTTAATTTCTTGAGTGGTAAAAATGTAAGAGGATACTAA
- a CDS encoding LuxR C-terminal-related transcriptional regulator yields MNKPIKIASIDPAIITDLPADKNCPIFQQYKRSLIRFADEAIYIYSFKDKRLIYADGWEETLGFKDDEITLQQIIKQTDANYQAFSHEINSKTIEFLLSRKNGIKDYSFTVELKKIHKNGSVVPMEAKIGILTVDEQGGVDYVIGRFRINRNIHFGIVMRYDVHGPDKEEFEKVINKAVQKFLTISGKEKEALSYVAKGYSFKEIADKLGVSSSAIEKRIQPLYKRFNVNNLAHLVSFAYENHILP; encoded by the coding sequence ATGAATAAGCCGATTAAAATTGCTTCAATAGATCCGGCCATTATTACTGATTTGCCAGCTGACAAAAACTGCCCAATTTTTCAGCAGTACAAGAGGAGCCTGATCCGTTTTGCAGATGAAGCCATCTATATTTACTCATTCAAAGATAAAAGACTGATTTATGCAGACGGCTGGGAAGAAACATTGGGATTCAAAGACGATGAAATAACACTTCAGCAAATCATCAAACAAACCGATGCTAACTATCAAGCTTTTTCTCATGAAATCAATAGCAAAACCATCGAATTCTTGCTTAGTAGAAAAAATGGAATTAAAGACTATAGCTTTACTGTTGAGTTAAAAAAAATTCACAAGAATGGAAGTGTTGTTCCAATGGAAGCCAAAATTGGAATTTTAACAGTAGATGAGCAGGGAGGCGTAGACTATGTTATTGGCAGATTCAGAATTAATAGAAATATTCACTTTGGAATTGTGATGCGTTATGATGTGCACGGGCCAGACAAAGAAGAATTTGAAAAAGTAATCAACAAAGCAGTACAAAAATTTCTCACCATTTCTGGAAAAGAAAAAGAGGCATTAAGCTATGTAGCCAAAGGATATTCTTTTAAAGAAATCGCCGATAAATTAGGTGTTTCAAGCTCAGCCATTGAAAAAAGAATACAGCCTTTATATAAGAGATTTAATGTAAATAATCTGGCACATTTGGTAAGCTTTGCCTACGAGAATCATATTCTCCCCTGA
- a CDS encoding 3-oxoacyl-ACP synthase III family protein — translation MITFEGAINKKSMGIRTVITGTGSYIPPHIKTNKDFANQDFYGEDHVKIPTPSTEIVEKFKDITGIEERRYAGNEFTACDMGAIAAKHAIEDAGIDHETIDQIIVAHNFGNVIKNTIQSDAVPALASHIKHALGIVNPNCVAYDVLFGCPGWILGVTQADAFIKAGLAKRCLVIGTETLSRVIDHYDRDSMIFSDGAGATIIEAVEGSDTDAGIIASSMQSHCNDELRYITMGKSYLPDADPAVRYIKMKGRKVYEYAIKNVPLAMKACLEKSEVDVKNVKKFFLHQANEKMDEGFIKALFKLYGIREIPENIMPMSIHKFGNSSVATIPTLYDLVKRGEMSEHQLSKGDIVMFASVGAGMNINAFCYRV, via the coding sequence ATGATTACATTTGAAGGAGCAATAAATAAAAAATCAATGGGAATCAGAACGGTAATCACTGGAACAGGAAGTTACATTCCTCCTCATATTAAAACCAATAAAGATTTTGCCAACCAGGATTTTTACGGAGAAGATCATGTGAAAATCCCTACTCCTTCAACTGAGATTGTTGAAAAGTTTAAAGACATAACAGGCATTGAAGAAAGACGATATGCAGGTAATGAATTTACCGCATGCGATATGGGTGCTATTGCTGCCAAGCATGCTATTGAAGATGCAGGTATTGACCATGAAACCATTGACCAGATTATTGTGGCTCACAATTTTGGTAACGTTATAAAAAATACCATTCAATCCGATGCCGTACCTGCTTTGGCTTCACATATTAAACATGCATTGGGCATAGTTAATCCCAACTGTGTTGCATATGATGTTTTATTTGGTTGTCCTGGATGGATTCTGGGTGTTACTCAGGCAGATGCGTTTATTAAAGCTGGATTGGCAAAACGCTGTCTGGTAATTGGTACTGAAACCCTGAGTAGAGTGATTGATCATTACGACAGAGATAGTATGATATTCAGTGATGGAGCAGGAGCTACCATTATTGAAGCTGTAGAAGGAAGCGATACCGATGCCGGCATCATTGCAAGTAGCATGCAAAGTCATTGTAATGATGAATTAAGATATATCACTATGGGTAAATCCTATTTACCAGATGCAGACCCTGCAGTCAGATATATTAAAATGAAAGGGAGAAAAGTGTACGAGTATGCTATTAAAAATGTACCCCTTGCCATGAAAGCCTGTCTTGAAAAAAGTGAAGTAGATGTAAAAAACGTAAAGAAGTTCTTTTTACACCAGGCAAATGAGAAAATGGATGAGGGGTTTATCAAAGCCCTTTTTAAGTTATACGGAATTCGCGAAATACCCGAGAATATCATGCCCATGAGTATTCATAAATTTGGCAATAGTTCTGTGGCTACAATTCCCACCTTATACGATTTGGTAAAACGAGGCGAAATGTCAGAACATCAGCTTTCAAAAGGGGATATCGTTATGTTTGCATCTGTTGGTGCCGGAATGAATATCAATGCATTCTGCTACAGAGTTTAA
- a CDS encoding mannose-1-phosphate guanylyltransferase, translating to MNQHHYVAIMAGGIGSRFWPQSRTSYPKQFLDILNTGKSLIRWTYERYASFIPNDNIFIVTSEEYVSIVQEQLPELKPENILAEPSRKNTAPCVAYISYKLLQKDPEASLIVAPSDHMILDNENFRKITLQALDFVAHINSLVTLGIKPTHPNTGYGYIQHEPMQVADAIYKVKTFTEKPNLELAKTFLASGDFLWNAGIFVWQVKNVMKAFEKFQPEMYELFDAEKVHFNTPGEKEAINRIYPLCTNVSIDFAIMEKADNVYVIPSSFGWSDLGTWNSAYDNLEKDYLGNAVASENVIIIDATKCMVSAPKEKLLLLQGLDDFIVVDTPDVLMICKKEKEQAIKEYVAEVKRNKGDQYL from the coding sequence ATGAATCAACACCATTATGTTGCCATCATGGCAGGAGGGATTGGAAGTCGTTTCTGGCCTCAGAGCAGAACAAGTTATCCCAAGCAGTTTCTAGATATTTTAAATACAGGTAAATCATTGATTCGCTGGACCTATGAGCGTTATGCATCATTTATTCCGAATGACAATATTTTTATTGTTACTTCGGAGGAATATGTATCCATAGTACAGGAACAATTACCTGAGCTAAAACCAGAAAATATTCTTGCTGAGCCTAGTAGAAAAAACACTGCTCCCTGTGTAGCTTATATTTCTTATAAGTTATTACAGAAGGATCCGGAAGCATCTTTAATTGTTGCACCCAGTGACCATATGATTCTGGACAATGAAAACTTCAGAAAAATTACTTTACAGGCATTGGATTTTGTTGCTCATATCAATTCTCTTGTTACACTGGGTATAAAACCAACACATCCTAATACTGGATACGGCTATATTCAGCATGAACCCATGCAGGTTGCAGATGCAATTTATAAAGTGAAGACATTCACTGAAAAACCCAATCTTGAACTGGCTAAAACTTTCCTTGCGAGTGGCGACTTCTTATGGAATGCCGGCATTTTTGTTTGGCAAGTAAAGAACGTAATGAAGGCATTTGAAAAATTTCAGCCTGAGATGTATGAACTGTTTGATGCAGAAAAAGTACATTTCAATACACCCGGAGAAAAAGAAGCAATCAACCGCATTTACCCATTGTGTACCAATGTCTCAATTGACTTTGCCATCATGGAAAAGGCAGACAATGTGTATGTAATTCCATCGTCATTTGGCTGGAGCGATTTGGGAACTTGGAACAGCGCTTACGATAATCTGGAAAAGGATTACCTCGGCAATGCAGTAGCTTCAGAAAACGTCATCATCATTGATGCCACCAAGTGTATGGTTTCTGCACCTAAAGAAAAATTATTACTGCTTCAGGGATTGGACGACTTTATTGTGGTAGATACCCCGGATGTATTAATGATTTGTAAAAAAGAAAAAGAACAAGCCATTAAAGAATATGTTGCAGAAGTAAAACGCAACAAGGGAGACCAATACTTATAA
- a CDS encoding KpsF/GutQ family sugar-phosphate isomerase, which produces MNTNIQAIAQQTIDTEMASIQGLKEFINADFEKIIQAIHQTKGRLIVSGIGKSAIVAQKIVATLNSTGTPSLFMHAADAIHGDLGMVTADDVVMLISKSGESPEIKVLIPLINNFGNLLIGMVGNMDSYLAQKANLVINTTVAREACPNNLAPTSSTTAQMVMGDVLAVCLMELNQFNNRDFAKFHPGGNLGKRLYLRVEDLSEVNQKPAVLPTAGLKEVIVEITQNRLGVTAVVDEKNMLKGIITDGDLRRMLEKTSDITTICAADILSPDPITISPQAMAVEALDLMRKKDISQLVVAENSQYMGIIHLHDLIREGIV; this is translated from the coding sequence ATGAATACAAATATCCAGGCCATAGCGCAACAAACCATTGATACGGAAATGGCTTCCATTCAGGGGTTAAAAGAATTTATCAATGCTGATTTCGAAAAAATCATACAGGCAATCCATCAGACGAAAGGTCGTTTGATTGTCAGCGGAATTGGTAAAAGCGCCATTGTGGCTCAAAAAATAGTGGCTACCCTTAATTCCACGGGTACCCCTTCCCTTTTCATGCATGCTGCTGATGCCATACATGGCGACCTAGGTATGGTTACGGCCGATGATGTAGTGATGTTGATTAGTAAGAGCGGAGAGAGCCCTGAAATCAAAGTCCTGATCCCCCTGATCAATAACTTTGGCAATCTATTGATTGGTATGGTAGGAAACATGGATAGTTATCTGGCACAGAAAGCAAATTTGGTCATCAATACAACTGTGGCAAGAGAAGCCTGCCCTAATAATTTAGCTCCTACCAGCAGTACTACCGCTCAAATGGTAATGGGCGATGTGCTAGCAGTTTGTCTAATGGAATTGAACCAGTTTAATAACAGGGACTTTGCGAAATTTCATCCGGGGGGCAATTTGGGGAAGCGCTTGTATCTGCGAGTAGAAGATTTGTCTGAAGTAAATCAGAAGCCTGCTGTGCTACCTACTGCCGGTTTAAAAGAAGTAATTGTAGAAATTACCCAAAATCGTTTGGGCGTAACTGCCGTAGTTGACGAGAAGAACATGCTAAAAGGAATCATAACAGACGGAGATTTAAGAAGAATGCTGGAAAAAACCAGCGATATAACTACCATTTGTGCTGCAGATATATTGTCTCCTGACCCTATCACGATTTCGCCTCAGGCAATGGCAGTTGAAGCACTGGATTTAATGCGTAAAAAAGATATTAGTCAACTGGTAGTAGCTGAAAACAGCCAGTATATGGGAATCATACATCTCCATGATTTAATTAGGGAGGGAATTGTATAA